In Oryctolagus cuniculus chromosome X, mOryCun1.1, whole genome shotgun sequence, a single window of DNA contains:
- the ZCCHC12 gene encoding zinc finger CCHC domain-containing protein 12, protein MASILAHVGNSRRQNAPLPPWAHSMLRSLGRSLGPLMAHMAEKNMKLFSGRAVPAQGEETFENWLIQVNGVLPDWNMSEEEKLKRLMKTLRGPAREVMHLLQAANPNLSVADFLRAMKLVFGESESSVTAHGKFFNTLQAQGEKASLYVIRLEVQLQNAIQAGILAQKDANQIRLHQLLAGAELNRDLRFRLKGLLRMYANEQEHLPNFLELIRMIREEEDWDDTFIRRKRPKRSESMVERAASPVAFQDSSPIVISSTGCNVIEIDDTLDDSDEDVILVESEDPPLRGRARSQDQVLVIDSPHTSGLQLPSTSVGSGHKNTGPGDVRRTRKRKCTIRCSYCGEEGHSKETCDNESNKAQVFENLIITLQELTHAEEEGSGVAPDEHSDPSELQ, encoded by the coding sequence ATGGCTAGCATCCTTGCACATGTGGGTAACAGCCGGCGGCAGAATGCACCCTTGCCGCCTTGGGCCCATTCCATGCTGAGGTCCCTGGGGCGGAGTCTCGGTCCTTTAATGGCCCACATGGCAGAGAAAAACATGAAGCTGTTCTCGGGAAGGGCGGTGCCAGCCCAGGGGGAGGAAACCTTTGAAAACTGGCTGATCCAAGTCAATGGGGTCCTGCCAGACTGGAATATGTCCGAGGAGGAAAAACTCAAGCGCTTGATGAAAACCCTTAGGGGCCCTGCCCGGGAGGTCATGCATCTGCTCCAGGCGGCCAATCCTAATCTAAGCGTGGCGGATTTCTTGCGGGCCATGAAATTGGTGTTTGGCGAATCTGAAAGCAGTGTGACTGCCCATGGTAAATTTTTTAACACCCTGCAGGCGCAGGGGGAGAAAGCCTCCCTTTATGTGATCCGTTTAGAGGTGCAGCTGCAGAATGCCATCCAGGCAGGCATCCTAGCTCAGAAAGATGCAAACCAGATTCGCCTGCACCAGCTccttgctggagctgagctgaacagGGACCTGCGATTCAGGCTTAAAGGTCTTCTCAGGATGTATGCCAATGAGCAGGAGCATCTTCCCAATTTCCTGGAGTTAATCAGGATGAtaagggaggaggaggactggGATGACACGTTCATTAGACGGAAGCGTCCCAAAAGATCTGAGTCCATGGTGGAGAGGgcagccagccctgtggcatttCAGGACTCCTCCCCCATCGTGATCAGCAGCACCGGCTGCAACGTGATAGAGATAGATGATACGCTGGATGACTCAGATGAGGATGTGATCCTGGTGGAGTCTGAGGACCCTCCCCTCAGAGGCAGGGCCAGATCTCAGGATCAGGTGCTGGTCATTGATTCCCCCCACACTTCGGGGCTTCAGTTGCCTTCCACTAGTGTTGGTTCTGGCCATAAGAATACTGGTCCTGGAGATGTGCGTAGAACCAGGAAGCGGAAGTGCACGATCCGCTGTTCCTACTGTGGCGAGGAGGGCCACTCTAAAGAAACCTGTGACAATGAGAGCAACAAGGCCCAGGTTTTCGAGAACCTGATCATCACCCTGCAGGAGCTGACACATGCAGAAGAGGAGGGGTCAGGAGTTGCACCTGATGAACACAGTGACCCCTCTGAGTTACAGTAA